One Actinosynnema pretiosum DNA segment encodes these proteins:
- a CDS encoding nuclear transport factor 2 family protein, with the protein MDRNEITEFSALVSRFFRAMDAREFPEGWAEDHFTDDISLSSPIGSAQGVTAVAAHVEESVHRFARTQHTSSDLLVDEAEGVAVTWNALMTHVHLDSTLRSRGADANPIFQVGGHWRAELRRAPEGWRISALSHEALWTTGLPPLLPEGVKPVVAGDH; encoded by the coding sequence GTGGACCGCAACGAGATCACCGAGTTCAGCGCGCTCGTCAGCCGCTTCTTCCGCGCCATGGACGCGCGGGAGTTCCCCGAGGGCTGGGCGGAGGACCACTTCACCGACGACATCAGCCTGTCCTCCCCGATCGGCTCCGCCCAGGGCGTCACGGCGGTGGCCGCGCACGTGGAGGAGTCGGTCCACCGCTTCGCCCGCACCCAGCACACGTCCTCGGACCTGCTGGTGGACGAGGCGGAAGGCGTTGCGGTGACGTGGAACGCGCTCATGACGCACGTCCACCTGGACAGCACCCTGCGGTCGCGCGGCGCGGACGCGAACCCGATCTTCCAGGTCGGCGGCCACTGGCGGGCCGAACTGCGCCGCGCGCCCGAGGGCTGGCGGATCAGCGCCCTGTCCCACGAGGCGCTCTGGACGACGGGCCTGCCCCCGCTGCTGCCCGAGGGCGTCAAGCCGGTGGTGGCCGGGGACCACTAG
- a CDS encoding Imm1 family immunity protein, with product MTELVAWYYPGQTVDVELRGPQDVDGVLDDLVRRGEPVAAQLFDRDDPAGPLLTVGVDGPRGRGALCHVDGGEVWIGEGTGGPVRYLMIGLDWDFPANAELPLAVVRAAVHEYARGGGQRPGGLRWRLDRPPRPEVT from the coding sequence GTGACGGAATTGGTGGCCTGGTACTACCCCGGTCAGACGGTCGACGTGGAACTGCGCGGGCCGCAGGACGTGGACGGGGTGCTGGACGACCTCGTGCGCCGGGGTGAGCCGGTGGCGGCGCAGCTGTTCGACCGCGACGACCCGGCCGGGCCGCTGCTGACCGTGGGGGTGGACGGGCCGCGCGGGCGGGGGGCGCTGTGCCACGTCGACGGTGGTGAGGTGTGGATCGGCGAGGGGACGGGCGGGCCGGTGCGGTACCTGATGATCGGGCTCGACTGGGACTTCCCGGCGAACGCCGAGCTGCCCCTGGCGGTGGTGCGCGCCGCCGTGCACGAGTACGCGCGTGGCGGCGGGCAGCGTCCAGGGGGGCTCCGGTGGCGGCTCGACCGGCCGCCACGTCCGGAAGTGACCTGA
- a CDS encoding FAD-dependent oxidoreductase, with product MRQSPRVLVVGAGPTGLVLAAELAEAGVPCRVLEKRAARGELSRAFTVEPRTLELLDMRGRAGALVDRGLPCRRPPVGDEGGYLDYGLLDTPFPFSLTIPQFHTEQALLASARAAGAEIATGVEVVGLDQDGDGVRLRVRGPEGERVERADYVVGCDGVNSTVRELAGVEFDGWNYDESVMMADARLGNPPAPPAFARITRRGMVAVFPFRDGTFRIIAFDHEKMRLPADLPLELEDLRESCTSILGVDVRPHDPVWLSRFRSSQRHAKRYRVGRVLLAGDAAHTHIPSGGQGLQTGIQDAFNLGWKLRAVLDGWAGGALLDSYEAERYPIAAETLRKTDLSFRFETSNGPVARAVRAVVSRAVRIKPVQRVNLEHLSGLTLRYPRAGHPWTGRRVPDRPLVGGGRLFELFRDGGFVLIGAPGAAGAWGARVREARLAEPIGRGCPPVVLARPDGYVAWAGKAGDPGVGEALRQWCGQPAPVA from the coding sequence ATGAGGCAATCCCCGCGGGTGCTCGTGGTCGGCGCGGGCCCAACGGGCCTGGTGCTGGCGGCGGAGCTGGCCGAGGCGGGCGTCCCCTGCCGGGTGCTGGAGAAGCGCGCGGCGCGCGGCGAGCTGTCACGGGCGTTCACCGTCGAGCCCAGGACCCTGGAGCTGCTGGACATGCGCGGCAGGGCCGGGGCGCTGGTCGACCGGGGGTTGCCGTGCAGGCGCCCGCCGGTCGGCGACGAGGGCGGGTACCTGGACTACGGGCTGCTCGACACCCCGTTCCCGTTCAGCCTCACCATCCCCCAGTTCCACACCGAGCAGGCCCTGCTCGCGTCGGCGCGCGCCGCGGGCGCCGAGATCGCCACCGGGGTGGAGGTCGTCGGCCTCGACCAGGACGGGGACGGCGTGCGGCTGCGGGTGCGCGGTCCCGAGGGCGAGCGCGTGGAGCGCGCCGACTACGTCGTCGGCTGCGACGGGGTCAACAGCACCGTGCGGGAGCTCGCGGGCGTGGAGTTCGACGGGTGGAACTACGACGAGTCGGTGATGATGGCCGACGCCCGGTTGGGCAACCCGCCCGCCCCGCCCGCGTTCGCGCGGATCACCCGGCGGGGCATGGTGGCGGTGTTCCCGTTCCGCGACGGGACGTTCCGGATCATCGCGTTCGACCACGAGAAGATGCGCCTGCCCGCGGACCTGCCGCTGGAGCTGGAGGACCTGCGCGAGAGCTGCACGTCGATCCTGGGCGTCGACGTGCGACCGCACGACCCGGTGTGGCTGTCCCGGTTCCGCAGCTCGCAGCGGCACGCCAAGCGGTACCGGGTGGGCCGGGTGCTGCTGGCGGGCGACGCCGCGCACACGCACATCCCGTCCGGCGGCCAAGGCCTGCAGACCGGCATCCAGGACGCGTTCAACCTGGGGTGGAAGCTGCGCGCGGTGCTCGACGGCTGGGCAGGTGGGGCGCTGCTGGACAGCTACGAGGCCGAGCGGTACCCGATCGCGGCCGAGACGCTGCGCAAGACCGACCTGTCGTTCCGGTTCGAGACCTCCAACGGCCCGGTGGCGCGGGCGGTGCGCGCGGTCGTGAGCAGGGCGGTGCGGATCAAGCCGGTGCAGCGGGTCAACCTGGAGCACCTGTCGGGCCTGACGTTGCGCTACCCGCGCGCGGGGCACCCGTGGACGGGCCGCCGGGTGCCGGACCGGCCGCTGGTGGGCGGGGGCAGGTTGTTCGAGCTGTTCCGCGACGGGGGTTTCGTGCTGATCGGCGCGCCGGGCGCCGCCGGGGCGTGGGGGGCGCGGGTGCGCGAGGCGCGGCTCGCGGAGCCGATCGGGCGCGGGTGCCCGCCGGTGGTGCTGGCCCGCCCGGACGGGTACGTCGCCTGGGCGGGTAAGGCGGGCGATCCGGGGGTGGGCGAGGCGCTGCGCCAGTGGTGCGGGCAGCCGGCGCCGGTGGCCTGA
- a CDS encoding DapH/DapD/GlmU-related protein, with protein sequence MSSLPRARTHVHGPEFARAAERIFAVTDLTSRLNSLPYNSTEERAALHAAIFGRPLPESVRILPPFHTDCGLGTEFGEDVFVNHGCTFYDRGGLRIGGGVMLGPRVTLITSDHPVPPEDRRAFTEEAPVVLEDGVWLGVGVVVLPGVTIGRDSVVGAGAVVTKDVPAGALVTGGAATVRRRW encoded by the coding sequence ATGAGCAGCCTGCCAAGAGCGCGCACCCACGTCCACGGGCCCGAGTTCGCCCGTGCTGCCGAGCGGATCTTCGCGGTCACCGATCTCACCTCGCGGTTGAACTCGTTGCCGTACAACAGCACGGAGGAGCGCGCCGCCTTGCACGCCGCGATCTTCGGTCGTCCGCTGCCGGAGTCGGTTCGGATCCTGCCGCCCTTCCACACCGACTGCGGGCTGGGCACCGAGTTCGGGGAGGACGTCTTCGTCAACCACGGCTGCACCTTCTACGACCGGGGCGGGTTGCGGATCGGCGGTGGTGTGATGCTCGGGCCGCGCGTCACGCTGATCACCTCCGACCACCCGGTGCCGCCCGAGGACCGGCGGGCGTTCACCGAGGAGGCGCCGGTGGTGCTGGAGGACGGGGTGTGGCTCGGGGTCGGGGTCGTCGTGCTGCCGGGGGTGACCATCGGGCGTGACTCGGTGGTGGGGGCGGGGGCGGTGGTCACCAAGGACGTTCCGGCCGGCGCGTTGGTGACCGGGGGTGCGGCCACCGTGCGCCGCAGGTGGTAG
- a CDS encoding LysR family transcriptional regulator, producing the protein MDVESVRAFVAAAESGRLGDAAAELGISQQAVSKRISALERVVGVPLFTRTPRGVRPTLDGEVFLPHARAVLRAVERAARSVRPDHRALRVDVPNRRTAPSTALRAFHTAHPEIPLEVVTLPENHLLGALEAIRAGAVDASFRAVPLAHADLPDDVRTARAVDSALELLTGPQHPLADHRELAPPDLSGHRVWVPGISRGTEWARFYRDLAEEFALSIDGAGPHFGDEALLELLANSPTPATLVGSGDHYLWPGHYDLRRLPLRNPTPVYPHRLLWSTTNDHPGLADLRAFLKAAHEPVPHPRWEPTWA; encoded by the coding sequence GTGGACGTTGAGAGCGTGCGCGCCTTCGTAGCCGCCGCCGAGTCCGGCAGGCTGGGGGACGCGGCGGCCGAACTGGGCATCAGCCAGCAGGCGGTGTCCAAGCGGATCAGCGCGCTGGAGCGCGTGGTCGGCGTGCCCCTGTTCACCCGAACTCCGCGCGGCGTCCGGCCAACCCTGGACGGCGAGGTGTTCCTGCCGCACGCCAGGGCGGTGCTGCGAGCCGTCGAGCGGGCGGCCCGCTCAGTGCGACCGGACCACCGCGCGCTGCGCGTGGACGTGCCGAACCGCCGAACCGCCCCGTCCACCGCCCTCCGCGCCTTCCACACCGCCCACCCCGAAATACCCCTGGAGGTGGTGACTCTGCCGGAGAACCACCTGCTGGGCGCGCTGGAGGCGATACGCGCGGGCGCAGTCGACGCCTCGTTCCGCGCCGTCCCCCTGGCGCACGCGGACCTGCCGGACGACGTGCGCACCGCACGGGCAGTGGACAGCGCCCTGGAACTGCTCACCGGTCCCCAGCACCCGCTGGCCGACCACCGGGAGCTTGCTCCACCCGATCTGTCCGGGCACCGGGTGTGGGTGCCGGGAATCAGCAGGGGAACCGAGTGGGCGCGCTTCTACCGCGACCTGGCAGAGGAGTTCGCCCTGTCGATCGACGGCGCGGGCCCGCACTTCGGCGACGAGGCCCTCCTGGAACTGCTGGCGAACTCACCAACCCCGGCCACGCTAGTCGGCTCAGGTGACCACTACCTGTGGCCCGGGCACTACGACCTGCGCCGCCTCCCCCTGCGGAACCCGACCCCGGTGTACCCGCACCGCCTGCTCTGGTCGACGACGAACGACCACCCCGGTCTGGCGGACCTGCGCGCGTTCCTGAAAGCGGCCCACGAGCCGGTCCCGCACCCCCGGTGGGAACCAACCTGGGCTTAG
- a CDS encoding class I SAM-dependent DNA methyltransferase, with protein sequence MQSYSFESYGQAMAPVFDAINDDPEEVAAIVAFLRARAGDGPVLEAGIGTGRVGLPLAEAGVELHGVEISEAMAEQLRAKPGADKVELVVGDMNEVDLGREFSMVYLVQGTFGSLLSEENQRRFLATAHRLLAPGGRLVIETMEVDETRFTHDQYVATSLLDVGYAVLSAAMREPGTQVLSIQNIMLGAHGIQVFPVKFRYYTAEQLDGMAEDTGFTLVERCVDWGASPYEKGDLNHVSVFEKR encoded by the coding sequence ATGCAGAGCTACTCGTTCGAGTCCTACGGCCAGGCCATGGCTCCGGTGTTCGACGCGATCAACGACGACCCCGAGGAGGTCGCGGCGATCGTGGCGTTCCTGCGCGCGCGGGCGGGCGACGGGCCGGTGCTGGAGGCGGGCATCGGCACGGGGCGGGTCGGGCTGCCGCTGGCCGAGGCCGGGGTGGAACTGCACGGCGTGGAGATCAGCGAGGCGATGGCCGAGCAGTTGCGGGCCAAGCCCGGCGCGGACAAGGTCGAGCTGGTCGTGGGCGACATGAACGAAGTCGACCTCGGTCGCGAGTTCAGCATGGTCTACCTGGTGCAGGGCACGTTCGGCAGCCTGCTGTCGGAGGAGAACCAGCGCCGCTTCCTGGCCACCGCCCACCGCTTGCTGGCCCCCGGCGGGCGGCTGGTGATCGAGACGATGGAGGTCGACGAGACCCGCTTCACCCACGACCAGTACGTGGCGACGTCCCTGCTGGACGTGGGGTACGCGGTGCTCTCGGCGGCGATGCGCGAGCCGGGCACCCAGGTGCTGAGCATCCAGAACATCATGCTCGGCGCGCACGGCATCCAGGTCTTCCCGGTGAAGTTCCGCTACTACACGGCGGAGCAACTGGACGGGATGGCGGAGGACACCGGGTTCACCCTGGTCGAGCGGTGCGTGGACTGGGGCGCCTCCCCCTACGAGAAGGGCGACCTCAACCACGTGTCGGTGTTCGAGAAGCGCTGA
- a CDS encoding excinuclease ABC subunit UvrA encodes MTRATQDHIEVVGARTNNLRDVAVRIPLGQVVAFTGVSGSGKTSLAIDTVHSEAQLRYLEGLSPFVRQYITQRNRPKVDRIRNLGATLAVDQRRLNRNPRSTVGTLTGVDGHLGLMYSRLPALAAGAQDRALTTAHFDRDSPEGTCPSCHGVGGRWQAREELIITDPALPLFDGASPWYAKWRSGEHALVPALAGLRQVDLAQPWRELPEEFRRQVLHGTGEERVEATLDMPNKNEKGTWKYTVNEPLRGALAEVERVYAAAGTPSAKQRYLPYMRKSPCAVCEGSGYGQAAREIALGGVTYPELVGLDILGVRAWADTVLDSLAPSQREVGEPLLNDLAGRLRLLDRLGLAHLQLSRGAATLSGGELQRTRLAAQLSTDLSGIIFVLDEPGTGLHPADKAHLLDIAGELRAAGNTVLLVEHDPELIRRADWVIDLGPGAGRLGGEVLVAGTPEQVAAHPGSVTGRYLLGRGPRLRREPRPVGTSWLTLRGVRAHNVTADAVSFPVNRLTCVTGVSGSGKSTVLAALASAAEAALDGAEVDTVKAVDGVEGFSWVAVVDQEPIGRTPRSNPATYSKAFDVIRKLFADTAEAKERGIPASAFSFNAAGGRCEACGGHGRKLVDMHFLPDVWVVCDQCDGRRFLPEVLAVTCDGLSIDQVLELTVAEAVERFRAPKQLAAILGALDRVGLGYLQLGQSATELSGGEAQRLKLANAVQRGSSGRKPGLIVLDEPVSGLHPADVQRLVDALDVLLDSGNTVVVAEHDIPVAASADWVIDLGPGAGAAGGTVQAEGTPEDVAGAGTPTSEYLRRFAAGQPLLG; translated from the coding sequence ATGACTCGGGCCACGCAAGACCACATCGAGGTAGTCGGGGCCAGGACGAACAACCTGCGCGACGTGGCGGTGCGCATCCCGCTCGGCCAGGTGGTGGCGTTCACCGGCGTGAGCGGCAGCGGCAAGACCTCGCTGGCGATCGACACGGTGCACAGCGAGGCGCAACTGCGCTACCTGGAAGGGCTCTCACCGTTCGTCCGCCAGTACATCACCCAGCGCAACCGGCCGAAGGTCGACCGGATCCGCAACCTCGGGGCCACCCTGGCGGTCGACCAGCGCAGGCTCAACCGCAACCCGCGCTCCACGGTCGGCACGCTCACCGGCGTCGACGGTCACCTGGGCTTAATGTACTCGCGCCTGCCCGCCCTGGCGGCGGGCGCGCAGGACCGGGCGCTGACCACCGCGCACTTCGACCGGGACTCCCCGGAGGGCACGTGCCCCTCCTGCCACGGCGTCGGAGGCCGCTGGCAGGCGCGGGAGGAGCTGATCATCACCGACCCGGCGCTGCCGCTGTTCGACGGCGCCTCGCCCTGGTACGCCAAGTGGCGCTCCGGCGAGCACGCGCTCGTCCCCGCCCTGGCCGGGCTGCGCCAGGTCGACCTGGCGCAACCGTGGCGCGAGCTGCCCGAGGAGTTCCGGCGGCAGGTGCTCCACGGCACGGGCGAGGAGCGGGTCGAGGCCACGCTCGACATGCCCAACAAGAACGAGAAGGGCACCTGGAAGTACACCGTCAACGAACCGCTGCGCGGCGCCCTCGCCGAGGTCGAGCGCGTCTACGCCGCCGCGGGCACCCCCAGCGCCAAGCAGCGGTACCTGCCCTACATGCGCAAGAGCCCCTGCGCGGTGTGCGAGGGCAGCGGGTACGGGCAGGCCGCCCGCGAGATCGCGCTGGGCGGGGTCACCTACCCCGAGCTGGTGGGGCTGGACATCCTGGGCGTGCGCGCCTGGGCGGACACCGTCCTCGACTCCCTCGCCCCCTCCCAGCGCGAGGTCGGCGAACCCCTGCTCAACGACCTCGCTGGCAGGCTCCGGCTGCTGGACCGGCTCGGCTTGGCGCACCTCCAGCTCTCGCGCGGCGCCGCCACGCTCTCCGGCGGCGAGCTCCAGCGCACGCGCCTGGCCGCGCAGCTGAGCACCGACTTGAGCGGCATCATCTTCGTGCTCGACGAGCCGGGGACCGGCCTCCACCCCGCGGACAAGGCCCACCTGCTCGACATCGCGGGCGAGCTGCGAGCCGCGGGCAACACCGTGCTGCTCGTCGAGCACGACCCCGAGCTGATCCGGCGCGCCGACTGGGTCATCGACCTGGGCCCCGGCGCGGGCAGGCTCGGCGGCGAGGTCCTGGTGGCCGGGACGCCCGAGCAGGTCGCCGCCCACCCCGGATCGGTCACCGGTCGGTACCTGCTCGGCAGGGGCCCCCGGCTGCGCCGCGAGCCCAGGCCGGTGGGCACGTCCTGGCTGACCCTGCGGGGGGTGCGCGCCCACAACGTCACCGCCGACGCGGTGTCCTTCCCCGTCAACCGGCTGACCTGCGTCACCGGTGTCAGCGGCAGCGGCAAGAGCACCGTGCTCGCCGCGCTGGCCTCTGCCGCCGAGGCCGCGCTCGACGGCGCCGAGGTCGACACCGTCAAGGCCGTGGACGGCGTCGAGGGGTTCAGCTGGGTGGCCGTGGTGGACCAGGAGCCGATCGGGCGCACGCCCCGGTCCAACCCCGCCACCTACAGCAAGGCGTTCGACGTCATCCGCAAGCTGTTCGCCGACACCGCCGAGGCCAAGGAGCGGGGCATCCCGGCGTCGGCGTTCTCCTTCAACGCGGCGGGTGGCCGGTGCGAGGCCTGCGGCGGGCACGGGCGCAAGCTGGTCGACATGCACTTCCTGCCGGACGTGTGGGTGGTGTGCGACCAGTGCGACGGGCGCAGGTTCCTGCCCGAGGTGCTCGCGGTCACCTGCGACGGGCTCAGCATCGACCAGGTGCTGGAGCTCACCGTCGCCGAGGCCGTCGAGCGCTTCCGCGCGCCCAAGCAGCTCGCCGCGATCCTCGGCGCCCTCGACCGGGTCGGGCTCGGCTACCTCCAGCTCGGGCAGAGCGCCACGGAGCTCTCCGGTGGCGAGGCGCAGCGGCTCAAGCTCGCCAACGCCGTCCAGCGCGGCTCCAGCGGTCGCAAGCCGGGGCTCATCGTGCTCGACGAACCCGTGTCCGGGTTGCACCCCGCCGACGTCCAGCGCCTGGTGGACGCGCTCGACGTGCTGCTGGACTCCGGCAACACCGTGGTGGTGGCCGAGCACGACATCCCGGTGGCCGCGAGCGCGGACTGGGTGATCGACCTGGGACCGGGTGCGGGGGCGGCAGGCGGGACGGTGCAGGCCGAGGGCACCCCCGAGGACGTGGCGGGGGCCGGGACCCCCACGTCCGAGTACCTGCGGCGCTTCGCCGCCGGGCAACCGCTGCTGGGGTGA
- a CDS encoding MFS transporter: MTTRSATLLDESPHAPAEPPSVARAVFDSAGPSFFPLALVARFPYAMTVVGVLTLVVAARGSISLGGLTSATAGVGMAVFGPLIGAAADRWGQRRVLLATGVATSAALTALVVLAYSPLPPAAVLVAAFLVGATTPQVPPMSRSRLVGLVTRRTSGGTRPKAVNAAMAYESAADEMTFVFGPTLVGVLAAAFSPAAPIIAAAALTLVAVCLFALHPSATAAQPTAEERVTPDPVSDLFRPSLLVVLLGIVGIGLFFGSVLTSLTSFMADHGDAEQAGLVYGAMGLGSAVCALLAGMLPPAFALRDRWLVFAALALTGAIGLNLATSVPVVALALAVAGTGVGPLLVTLYTLVSDLAPVGRNATVMTMASTAIVIGQAPASSLTGYLAEDSGTATALVMPLVAVAVIVSAGLLNRFRSATARA, encoded by the coding sequence ATGACCACGCGTTCCGCCACCCTGCTCGACGAGTCCCCGCACGCCCCTGCCGAGCCCCCCTCGGTCGCGCGCGCCGTGTTCGACTCCGCGGGCCCCTCCTTCTTCCCGCTGGCCCTCGTGGCCCGCTTCCCCTACGCCATGACCGTCGTCGGCGTGCTCACCCTGGTCGTCGCCGCGCGCGGCTCGATCAGCCTGGGCGGCCTCACCTCGGCGACCGCCGGGGTCGGCATGGCCGTGTTCGGGCCGCTGATCGGCGCGGCGGCCGACCGGTGGGGGCAGCGCCGGGTGCTGCTGGCCACCGGGGTCGCCACCAGCGCCGCGCTGACCGCGCTGGTGGTCCTGGCCTACTCGCCGCTGCCCCCGGCGGCGGTCCTGGTCGCGGCGTTCCTGGTCGGCGCGACCACCCCGCAGGTGCCGCCGATGTCGCGCAGCCGCCTGGTCGGCCTGGTCACCCGCCGCACCAGCGGTGGGACCCGGCCGAAGGCGGTCAACGCCGCGATGGCCTACGAGTCCGCCGCCGACGAGATGACGTTCGTCTTCGGACCGACCCTCGTCGGCGTCCTCGCCGCCGCCTTCTCCCCCGCCGCCCCGATCATCGCCGCCGCCGCGCTGACCCTGGTGGCCGTGTGCCTGTTCGCCCTGCACCCGAGCGCGACCGCCGCTCAGCCCACCGCCGAGGAGCGGGTGACCCCCGACCCGGTGAGCGACCTGTTCCGCCCGTCACTGCTGGTGGTGCTGCTGGGCATCGTCGGCATCGGCCTGTTCTTCGGCTCGGTGCTGACCTCGCTGACCTCGTTCATGGCCGACCACGGCGACGCCGAGCAGGCCGGTCTGGTCTACGGCGCCATGGGCCTGGGCTCGGCGGTGTGCGCGCTGCTGGCCGGGATGCTCCCGCCCGCGTTCGCGCTGCGGGACCGCTGGCTGGTGTTCGCCGCGCTCGCGCTGACCGGCGCGATCGGCCTGAACCTGGCCACCTCGGTCCCGGTGGTCGCGCTGGCGCTGGCGGTGGCGGGCACGGGCGTCGGCCCGCTGCTGGTCACCCTGTACACGCTGGTCTCGGACCTGGCCCCGGTCGGCCGCAACGCCACGGTGATGACCATGGCGAGCACCGCGATCGTGATCGGCCAGGCCCCGGCCTCCAGCCTGACCGGCTACCTCGCCGAGGACAGCGGCACGGCGACCGCGCTGGTGATGCCCCTGGTGGCGGTGGCGGTGATCGTCTCGGCCGGGCTGCTCAACCGGTTCCGGTCGGCGACCGCGCGGGCCTGA